The genomic window gccctttttcccttactgcttttaatattctttatttagtgaatttggtgttttgattattatgtgccgtgaggattttctgttctggtccagtctgtttggagttctgaaggcctcttgtatgttcatgggcatctctttctctaggttagggaagttttcttctacaattttgttgaagatatttgctggccctttaagttgtaaatcttcactctcatctatacctataatccttaggtttggtcttcttgttGTATCCtgaagttcctggatgttttggattaccagctttatgcattttctaattccaccttcaattaattcagaaagagcttttatatctaccattctttatgtaaaattttccatgaaatattcaattttaacgtgtttgtctatttatttcttgaattttatcagaaatattttccatgtaaatcttcaatgttatctgaaaatgtttataattccaccttcaatcaacttagaattatctttatgcctttcattttatctatataatttccatgatgatctttaattttaacatgtttttctatatatttctacaattttatcagaaatattttccatgtaaatcttcaagtttatcagcaaatgtttatatttctacttttaattagcttaggaatacttttatgcctaccattattatatctatataaaaatttccatgataatcttcaattctaacatgtttttctacattttctacaattttatcagaaatatttcccacataaatcttcaatcctatcataaaatgtttctatcccatatttcaattaatttagcaatgttttacaagTCTACCACTTtaatccttaattttccatgaaaattgtcaattttaacgtgtttatctgaaatattttccatgtaaatctttaatttaaaaaaaatactgaagtgCTGAGCCTTTACATGTTTTGGTCTCCATGGCGATAGTGATAGAACAGTGTACAGATGATGCCATTCATGACCAAATAATGGACCTTGGGAGAGGAAGGGTCTCACCTGAGTTCAATATCTGTTCAGCTCAGTGAGCAGAGATGTTTTTAAGAAACCTGTGTGTATTTTCTCCTCCCCAACCACTGGATGTCAAAACCAAGTTCTACAACTCAGACAGGGATGACTTATTTCTTGAAATCCAGATTCAAAACATTTCACCTGCAACTGTGTTTATACAACATGTTTCTTTGGAGCTACCTGAAATGTACACCCAAAGACCATTAAATACTCTCAACGTGGATGGAGAATATCAGTGTACATTTGGGACCAGAACATATTTGCAGACAATGGAAGGACGCTACTACTTGTACCACCTGCAGGTCAAAGGGGAATATTTGGAGAGAGCAAGAACCCTTTGTGGAGTAGCGAAGATGGGAAAGTTAAACATCGTATGGAAAAAGGAACTTGGTGAGATGGCAATGCTGTATACAGTCCCTcttgaaagaaaaattgaaagtTTTGGAGACCTAAAGCTATCCTTGGAGAAAATTCCAGATACTGTAGTCCTAGAAGAACCATTTCAAATGACCTGCAAGATAACAAATTGCTCTGATAGGAAAATGAACCTGATCGTGAAAATGCACAATACAACTTCTGTTCACTGGTTTGGTCGTTCAGGAAGCTACCTTGGAAAACTGATTCCAGGTTCATCCATTTCATTTACCCTGACATTAATGTGCCTACAGCTAGGCCTGAGAAGAATTTCTGGCTTACGTATAATAGACACAACACTGAAGACCAAATATCGCTATGACGGTGCCATTAATGTCTGCGTTGTGCCCTCAATGGACAAAATGGAAAGCTAAAGAAACTTCCAACGTTCTCAAGAGTTTTCACAGAAAAAAGCTTTAAGTTTTTTTCAGCCAAAATCTGACCAACCAACAAGTATAAGGGAAGATAATTACTCTTGAGACTCTTGAGACTTTTGTTGCCTTTCAAAATTAAACAATTGCTGATTTGAAAAAACTAATCTGCCTATGTGTCTTGAGTCATGGGTAAcgccatgtgtactatctggttgatggttttgtccctgggagctctgggagtactgggtgactcatattgttgttcctcctgtggcggagctgcaaaccccttcagctccttgggttctttctctaactcccccattggggaccctgtgctcagttcaatggttggtttgagagtgtccccctctgtatttgtcaagtactATGAGATCATCCTAGgcggaggatggccttgttggacatcaaagggaggagaggcccctggtcttggaatggcttgatgcagcagtgtaggggaataccaggacagggaagatggagggggttgattggggaacagagggagggaagagggcttatggaactttcggggagtgtgggggggaagggaccaggaaaggtgaaatcatttgaaatgtaaataaagaatatatgtaattaaaaagaaaataaatacataaatacataaataaatacataaataaaaagaaaaattggggctggagagatggctcagcgggtaagaacactaactgctcttccgaaggtcctgagttcaaatcccaccacatggtggctcacaaccatccataatgaaatcagatgccctcttctggtgtgtctgaagacagctacagtgtacttacatataacaataaataaataaatctttaaaaaaaagaaagaaaaattaatctaccagtattcatcttatatttttaatttaaataaatttaacttaatttaattttttattcaatgtattcttttttcttacgattttaaaattatttttcgatatattctttatttatattttaaatgattttccctttccatgatccccctcccaaaagtcccataagccctcttccctccctgtgttccccaataaaccccttcccacttccctgtcctggtattcccctacactgctgcactgagcctttctaggaccaggggcctctccttccttcttcttgggcatcatttgatatgtgaattgtttcttgagtattccaagcttctgggctaatatctgatcagtaagtgcataccatgtatgttcttttgtgattggctcacctcactcaggatgacattctccagttccacccacttgcctaagaatttcacggattcattgtttttaacagctgagtagtattccatggtgtaaatataccacattttctgtatccattccttcgttgagggacatcagggtcctttccagcttctggctattataaatagggctgctatgaacagagtggaggatgtatccttatttcatgccagggaatcctctgggtatatgcccaggagtggtatagcagggtcctctggaattatcattcccaattttctgaggaaccgccagactgacttccagagtggttgtaccagcttgcaaccccaccagcagtggaggagtgttcctttttctccacatcctcgccaacacctgctgtctcctgaatttttaatcttagccattctgactggtgtaaggtaaaatctcagggttgttttgatttgcatttccctgatgactaaggatgttgaacatttctttaggtgcttctcagccattcgatattcctcaggtgaaaattctttgtttagctctgtaccccattttttaagggggatatttggctctctggagtccaccttctggagttctttgtatatcttggatataagccttctgtcagatgtagggttgctaaagatcttttcccaatttgttggttgccgttttgtccttttgacaatgtcctttgccttacagaaactttgtggttttatgaggtcctatttgtcaattcttgatcttagagcataagcttttggtgttctgttgaggaaatttccccctgtgcccatgtcctcaagggacttccccattttcttttctattagtttcagtgtgtctggtcttatgttgaggccttgatccacttggacttgagcttagtacaaggagataagaatggatcaatttgcattcttttgcatgctgacctccagttgaaccagcaccatttgttgaagaggctatcttttttctactggatggttgtaactcctttatcaaagatcaaatgaccatagttCTGTTaggttcatttccagatcttcaattctattccattgatctacttgcctgtcactgtaccagtaccatgcagtttttttaacactattgctctgtagtactgcttgaggttggggatactgattccccaagaagttatttcactgttgagaatagttttacctatcctgggtttttttgttattccagatgaatttgagaattgctcttcctaagtctatgaagaactgagttgggattttgatggggattgcattgaatttgtatattgcttttggcaagatggccattttaactatattaatcctgcgaatccaagagcatggaagatttttccatcttctgaggtcttcttcgatttccttcttcagagacctgaagttcttgtcgtatagatctttcacttgtttggttagagtcacaccaagatactttatactgtttgtggctattatgaaggtgtcatttccctaacttctttctcagcctgtttatcctttgagtataggaaggctactgatttgtttgaggtaattttatagccagccactttgctgaagttgtttatcagctgtagaagttctctggtggagtgttttgggtcccttatgtatactatcatatcatctgcaaatagtgatagtttgactacttcctttctaatttgtatacctttgacctccttgtgctgtctaattgctctagctagaacttcaagtattatattgaataaatatggagagggcagtcttgtctagtccctgattttagtgggattgcttcaagtttctctccatttagtttggtgttggctactggtttgctgtatattgcttttattatgtttaggtatgggccttaaattcctgttctttccaaaacctttaacatgaaaggatgctgaattttgtcaaatgccttttcagcatctaatgaaattaccatgtggtttttttctttgagtttgtttatgtagtggattacattgatggatttccatatattgaactatccctgcatccccaggatgaaacctacttgattatggtgaatgattgttttgatgtgttcttggattcgattggcaagaattttattgagtatttttgcatcaatattcataagggaaattggtctaaggttctcttttttgttggatctttgtgtggttttggtatcagcgaaattgtggcttcatagaatgagttggataatgttgcttctgtttctattttgtggaatagtttg from Apodemus sylvaticus chromosome X, mApoSyl1.1, whole genome shotgun sequence includes these protein-coding regions:
- the LOC127674524 gene encoding trafficking protein particle complex subunit 13-like, with the protein product MFLRNLCVFSPPQPLDVKTKFYNSDRDDLFLEIQIQNISPATVFIQHVSLELPEMYTQRPLNTLNVDGEYQCTFGTRTYLQTMEGRYYLYHLQVKGEYLERARTLCGVAKMGKLNIVWKKELGEMAMLYTVPLERKIESFGDLKLSLEKIPDTVVLEEPFQMTCKITNCSDRKMNLIVKMHNTTSVHWFGRSGSYLGKLIPGSSISFTLTLMCLQLGLRRISGLRIIDTTLKTKYRYDGAINVCVVPSMDKMES